One window of Pseudacidobacterium ailaaui genomic DNA carries:
- the uxaC gene encoding glucuronate isomerase: protein MPILHEDRLFPADPETRKIARRLYAAIRDLPILSPHGHTDAAWFAKNEPFPDPARLFILPDHYVYRMLYSQGISMHELGIRQANPPDPRKIWRIFAAHYHLFRGTPTRLWLDYEFEMLFGLQERLCAENADHYYDVIAEKLQTPEFLPRALYERFRIEVLATTDSPLDTLEHHRAIRESHWQGRIIPTFRPDPVVDPAFSGFRENIAKLGELTGEDTSKWSGYLNALRKSRERFKQLGCTATDHGHPTANTANLSAAEAEALFDVVLSGQSSTEQQETFRAQMLTEMARMSVDDGLVMQIHPGAFRNHNQRIYQEFGRDAGADIPMATDYVHALKPLLDLFGNEPSLTIILFTLDESTYGRELAPLAGHYPCLKLGPPWWFFDSPEGMLRFRELATETAGFYNTVGFNDDTRAFLSIPSRHDVARRMDCAFLARLVAEHRLDEDEAFDLAQDLTVNLVRKAYRL, encoded by the coding sequence ATGCCGATTCTGCACGAAGACCGACTTTTTCCCGCCGACCCTGAGACGCGAAAGATTGCGCGCCGCCTGTATGCTGCTATCCGCGACCTGCCCATTCTGAGCCCGCACGGACATACGGATGCCGCATGGTTTGCTAAGAACGAGCCGTTTCCTGACCCGGCACGGCTTTTCATTCTGCCAGACCATTACGTTTATCGGATGCTCTATAGCCAGGGGATTTCCATGCATGAACTGGGGATCCGGCAGGCCAATCCCCCGGATCCGCGCAAAATCTGGCGCATCTTTGCTGCACATTATCATCTCTTTCGCGGGACCCCGACGCGCCTTTGGCTTGACTATGAATTTGAAATGCTGTTCGGACTGCAAGAGCGACTTTGTGCAGAAAATGCCGATCACTACTACGATGTGATTGCAGAAAAGCTGCAGACGCCTGAGTTTTTGCCTCGCGCGCTTTACGAGCGTTTCCGGATCGAGGTGCTGGCGACAACCGATTCGCCTCTGGACACGCTTGAGCACCATCGGGCCATCCGCGAATCCCACTGGCAGGGGCGCATCATACCAACGTTTCGGCCCGATCCGGTGGTCGACCCGGCCTTTTCCGGCTTCCGCGAAAATATTGCGAAGCTGGGTGAGCTGACCGGTGAGGACACATCAAAGTGGAGTGGATATCTGAATGCGTTGCGCAAGTCCCGCGAACGCTTCAAACAATTGGGCTGCACGGCGACGGACCACGGGCATCCGACGGCCAACACAGCCAACCTGAGCGCGGCCGAGGCCGAGGCCCTCTTTGATGTGGTGCTCTCCGGCCAATCTAGCACGGAGCAGCAGGAAACCTTTCGTGCGCAGATGCTGACGGAGATGGCCCGCATGAGCGTGGACGATGGTCTGGTGATGCAGATCCACCCTGGGGCCTTCCGCAACCACAACCAGCGGATTTACCAGGAGTTCGGACGGGATGCGGGGGCGGACATTCCCATGGCCACGGACTACGTTCATGCTCTGAAGCCTTTGCTGGACCTGTTCGGGAACGAGCCTTCTTTGACGATCATCCTGTTTACGCTGGATGAATCTACATACGGGCGCGAGCTGGCGCCTCTGGCCGGTCATTATCCCTGCCTGAAACTGGGACCGCCCTGGTGGTTCTTTGACAGCCCGGAAGGGATGCTGCGCTTCCGCGAGTTGGCGACAGAAACGGCAGGCTTTTATAACACCGTTGGATTCAACGATGACACACGGGCCTTTCTTTCCATCCCCTCACGGCATGATGTGGCCCGCCGGATGGATTGTGCTTTTCTGGCGCGGCTGGTCGCCGAGCACCGCCTGGATGAGGACGAAGCCTTTGACCTGGCACAGGACTTAACGGTAAATCTGGTGCGCAAGGCATACCGCTTGTAG
- a CDS encoding MFS transporter — protein MSETRQLSARTLSRVSRRLMPFLFALYVFAYLDRVNVGYAALFIRQDLGFSDTVYGTGAGLFFFSYALFEIPSNLVLLRIGPRRWIGFLMVVWGTISACMPLVRTPAGFYTLRFLLGAAEAGFFPGVILYLTRWFPQQQRARAVALFMAATAMAGVIGAPLSNLLLRLDGTAGVAGWKWLFAGEGLPSVLLGALVFFVLTDSPAQASWLQIEERLWLTETLAAEQAAISAPDSVHLRAVWRNTVLWRLAFIYFAISAALYSLGLWLPVVLKQLSHASNSRVILLTAVPYLLAAMAMLLIARSSDRSQERRGHLMASLLVAAAGFGLSVVLRDPRLAICSLFLAITGIWGCFGPFWALPTAMLRGTAAAGGIAIINSTGALGGFFGPYLMGRVSDATHSFHAALAIAALLLLAAAMVCARLRSR, from the coding sequence ATGAGCGAGACCCGGCAGCTCTCGGCGAGGACGCTCTCACGCGTCTCTCGCCGCCTGATGCCCTTTCTTTTTGCCCTGTATGTCTTTGCCTATCTGGACCGCGTGAATGTCGGCTATGCGGCGCTTTTTATCCGGCAGGACCTTGGCTTCAGTGACACCGTCTACGGCACGGGTGCGGGCCTTTTCTTTTTCAGCTACGCGCTGTTTGAAATACCCAGCAACCTGGTCCTGCTACGGATCGGCCCACGCCGCTGGATTGGCTTTCTGATGGTGGTCTGGGGCACGATCTCCGCCTGCATGCCTCTGGTACGCACACCCGCCGGGTTCTACACTCTGCGGTTTCTTCTTGGCGCAGCTGAGGCAGGATTTTTTCCCGGAGTCATTCTGTATCTCACCCGCTGGTTTCCACAGCAGCAGCGGGCCCGGGCCGTTGCGCTCTTTATGGCGGCCACGGCCATGGCCGGCGTCATCGGTGCGCCCTTGTCGAACCTGCTTTTGCGGCTGGATGGCACCGCAGGAGTGGCGGGATGGAAGTGGCTCTTCGCAGGAGAAGGGCTGCCCTCGGTCCTGCTGGGCGCACTTGTCTTTTTCGTGCTGACGGATTCACCTGCACAGGCTTCCTGGCTCCAAATTGAGGAGCGGCTTTGGCTCACTGAGACCCTTGCCGCAGAGCAGGCCGCCATTTCTGCTCCAGACTCGGTCCATCTGCGGGCCGTGTGGCGAAACACGGTATTGTGGCGACTGGCCTTTATCTATTTTGCTATTTCCGCGGCCCTCTACAGCCTGGGCCTATGGCTTCCGGTTGTGCTCAAACAGCTCTCTCATGCTTCTAATTCTCGCGTCATCTTACTGACTGCGGTCCCCTATCTGCTGGCTGCCATGGCCATGCTGCTGATTGCCCGGTCCTCAGACCGCAGCCAGGAGCGCCGGGGGCATCTGATGGCTTCCCTGCTGGTCGCAGCGGCGGGATTCGGGCTGAGCGTTGTGCTGCGCGATCCCCGTTTGGCCATCTGCTCCCTGTTTCTTGCCATTACCGGCATCTGGGGGTGCTTTGGTCCCTTCTGGGCATTGCCGACCGCCATGCTGCGCGGAACGGCGGCCGCAGGCGGCATTGCCATCATCAATTCCACGGGTGCGCTCGGCGGATTCTTTGGGCCTTATCTGATGGGTCGTGTCAGCGATGCCACCCATAGCTTTCATGCCGCCCTGGCCATCGCGGCCCTCCTGCTGCTGGCCGCCGCCATGGTTTGTGCGCGGCTCCGCAGCCGTTGA
- a CDS encoding glycoside hydrolase family 27 protein gives MFKSRTLSLVCGAGLLVASLVVQAQSSQLAATPPMGWNSWNHFAERVTDADVRAAADALVSSGMRDAGYIYVNIDDTWEGTRDASGVIHPNSKFPDMKALADYVHSKGLKLGIYSSPGPKTCAGYEGSYGHEEQDAKTYAAWGIDYLKYDLCSFIGIMKEKTGDEHSQQAFAMQKAAYEKMHQALLATGRPIVFSMCQYGWNDVWKWGPEVGGNLWRTTGDITDRYSRMAEIGFSQAGLSRYAGPGHWNDPDMLEVGNGGMKTEEYRTHMSLWAILAAPLLAGNDLSKMSKETLDLLTNREVIAVDQDRLGKQGDRVWAEGPEEIWAKPLSGGAKAVGLFNRADSPRTITLQLKDLGFASSAKLRDLWKHEDVEAKNGSYSVQVPAHGVVLLKVRP, from the coding sequence ATGTTCAAAAGCAGGACCCTTTCTCTCGTTTGCGGAGCAGGTTTGCTCGTCGCCTCTCTGGTTGTACAGGCACAATCTTCTCAACTCGCCGCGACTCCACCCATGGGCTGGAATAGCTGGAACCATTTCGCTGAGAGGGTCACTGATGCGGACGTACGCGCTGCGGCCGACGCCTTGGTATCCAGCGGAATGCGCGATGCGGGCTACATTTACGTAAACATTGATGACACCTGGGAGGGCACGCGTGATGCCAGCGGCGTGATCCATCCCAACAGCAAGTTCCCGGACATGAAGGCCCTGGCGGACTACGTGCATTCCAAGGGCCTGAAACTGGGAATTTATTCCTCACCCGGGCCCAAAACCTGCGCCGGCTATGAAGGCAGCTACGGCCATGAAGAGCAGGACGCAAAAACCTACGCCGCCTGGGGCATTGATTATCTGAAATACGATTTGTGCAGCTTCATCGGAATCATGAAAGAAAAGACCGGTGACGAGCACAGCCAGCAGGCCTTTGCCATGCAGAAGGCCGCCTACGAAAAGATGCATCAAGCACTGCTGGCCACCGGCCGCCCCATCGTCTTCAGCATGTGCCAGTATGGCTGGAATGATGTTTGGAAGTGGGGCCCGGAAGTGGGTGGCAACCTGTGGCGCACAACAGGCGACATCACTGACCGCTATAGCCGCATGGCTGAGATTGGCTTCTCGCAGGCTGGGCTTTCCCGCTACGCAGGCCCCGGACACTGGAATGATCCTGATATGCTCGAAGTCGGCAACGGCGGCATGAAAACAGAAGAGTACCGCACGCATATGTCGCTTTGGGCCATTCTGGCCGCGCCCCTGCTGGCTGGAAACGACCTGAGCAAAATGTCAAAGGAAACGCTGGATCTGCTCACCAACCGTGAAGTCATTGCCGTGGACCAGGACAGGCTAGGCAAACAGGGTGACCGTGTCTGGGCAGAAGGACCAGAGGAGATCTGGGCCAAGCCGCTTTCAGGCGGAGCAAAAGCGGTGGGCCTGTTCAATCGCGCAGATTCGCCACGGACCATAACGCTGCAACTGAAAGACCTCGGATTTGCCTCCAGTGCAAAGCTGCGCGACCTGTGGAAGCACGAAGATGTGGAGGCCAAAAACGGAAGCTATTCTGTCCAGGTGCCCGCGCATGGTGTGGTCCTGCTGAAGGTCCGTCCATAA
- a CDS encoding MFS transporter: MTFSDKSPAAEAVSSVPPEASRPPVSHVRWTVCALLFCATSINYMDRQVLGILAPVLQHNIGWTEAQYGYIVSAFQFAYAVGLVFAGRMVDRFGTRIGYAAVMGIWSISAMCHSLVRSAFGFGVARFFLGLGESGNFPAAIKTTAEWFPQSERSLATGIFNSGANVGAILAPAIVPWVTIRFGWRVSFLITGIFSATWILWWLTHYRKPGEHPKVSRKELDLIHRDPPQPAVNIPWKKLVVYRQTWAFSLAKFLTDPIWWFYLYWLPKFFDSRFHLGLSHLGLPLILVYNASAVGSIGGGWLPAWINRTGMDMVRARLTAMLLCAIAVTPIFFASATHSEWVAVGLLSLAAAAHQGWSANLFTTASDMFPKTAVGAVVGIGGMAGSVGGVLFSLSAGWILQITHSYASLFGIAASAYLIGLLVLRMLAPGLQKVEVTA; the protein is encoded by the coding sequence ATGACTTTTTCTGACAAATCCCCAGCGGCTGAGGCCGTCTCCAGTGTGCCGCCCGAGGCTTCGCGTCCGCCTGTCAGCCATGTCCGATGGACAGTCTGTGCGCTGCTTTTCTGCGCCACCTCCATTAACTATATGGACCGGCAGGTGCTGGGGATCCTTGCTCCGGTTTTGCAGCACAACATTGGCTGGACCGAGGCCCAGTACGGCTATATCGTCAGCGCATTTCAATTTGCATATGCTGTAGGGCTGGTCTTTGCCGGCCGAATGGTGGACAGGTTCGGTACACGCATTGGTTATGCCGCTGTCATGGGCATATGGAGCATTTCAGCCATGTGCCATTCCCTGGTGCGTTCCGCTTTTGGCTTCGGGGTGGCAAGGTTTTTTCTGGGACTGGGGGAATCCGGTAATTTTCCAGCAGCCATCAAAACCACGGCAGAATGGTTTCCGCAAAGTGAGCGCTCGCTGGCCACGGGCATCTTTAATTCTGGTGCGAATGTCGGGGCCATCCTTGCCCCGGCCATCGTGCCCTGGGTGACGATCCGGTTTGGCTGGAGGGTTTCGTTTCTGATTACCGGCATCTTCAGCGCGACCTGGATCCTCTGGTGGCTGACCCACTATCGCAAACCAGGGGAGCATCCCAAGGTCAGCCGTAAGGAATTGGATCTCATTCACCGGGACCCGCCCCAGCCTGCTGTGAATATCCCCTGGAAGAAGCTGGTAGTTTACCGCCAGACGTGGGCCTTTTCCCTGGCCAAATTTTTGACCGATCCCATCTGGTGGTTCTACCTGTACTGGCTGCCCAAATTTTTTGACTCCCGCTTTCACCTCGGACTGTCGCATCTCGGCTTGCCGCTGATTCTGGTCTATAACGCATCTGCTGTTGGAAGCATCGGTGGAGGATGGCTGCCTGCCTGGATCAACCGGACCGGCATGGACATGGTCCGGGCCCGCCTGACGGCCATGCTTTTGTGTGCCATCGCCGTAACGCCGATCTTCTTTGCCAGCGCTACACATTCTGAGTGGGTGGCCGTGGGCCTGCTGAGCCTTGCTGCGGCTGCACATCAGGGCTGGTCAGCGAATCTGTTCACGACTGCCTCGGACATGTTCCCCAAAACCGCAGTTGGCGCTGTGGTTGGCATCGGCGGGATGGCCGGATCGGTGGGTGGGGTGCTGTTTTCACTGAGCGCTGGATGGATCCTGCAGATTACACACAGCTACGCTTCCTTGTTTGGGATTGCGGCCAGTGCCTACCTGATTGGCCTGCTGGTCCTGCGTATGCTGGCCCCCGGGCTGCAAAAAGTAGAAGTGACGGCGTAA
- a CDS encoding VWA domain-containing protein yields MLFRNAAPASALVLVLLVPLASPSQQKPEQTPYTFQTNTRVVLTDVTVTDAKDNPVKGLPESVFHIFDNHQPQTILSFEEHSDTPPLSALPSGRPGVYTNDYLLHLPPAVNVLLIDIANLEIPEQMYLNDQLTKFLHEEKDLPPLALYLRAGSGCFLVQNFTTDRKLLLEALHKAIPRFPPPGREYLSEFDTLHQIALSLLQVPGRKNILWFSGGSTLYLFPDFLANTLTAQDAEAWRALYDELDEERIAVFPIDARGLMVGGGFPGSNPVISQHLAMEQTAKATGGEAYFNSNGLKEIAAHLLETDSNYYTLTYSPHELHFDNRWHNVRVSVSTGAYHLGYRSGYFADGSLPATPETTSSTRTRLLANGEKLEVPQFDNQPILFQAAVLPASDPAIASWTKASVTLPALPEKKHTVPFMVRYTVPANAFTARRENGKYSIVFGVVVLAMNGNGTLTERSAQQITLTINHDPKGLPPSISITLDKPVNLSREDQFLTLGIWDMTSSRFGTLQVPLEKSRYKSTGNN; encoded by the coding sequence ATGCTCTTCCGCAACGCAGCGCCGGCATCCGCCCTGGTTCTGGTACTTCTGGTCCCTCTTGCCTCACCCTCACAGCAAAAGCCTGAGCAAACCCCCTATACCTTCCAGACCAATACCAGGGTCGTTCTGACGGACGTTACCGTTACGGACGCAAAAGACAATCCGGTGAAAGGGCTGCCGGAATCCGTCTTTCATATTTTTGACAATCACCAGCCTCAGACCATTCTTTCTTTTGAGGAACATTCCGATACCCCTCCCCTATCGGCCCTGCCCTCTGGCCGCCCTGGAGTCTACACGAATGACTACCTGCTCCATCTGCCCCCTGCAGTCAATGTCCTGTTGATTGATATCGCCAATCTGGAGATACCAGAGCAGATGTATCTCAACGATCAGTTGACAAAATTTCTGCACGAAGAAAAGGACCTGCCTCCATTGGCCCTTTACCTGCGCGCCGGATCTGGATGCTTTCTTGTGCAGAACTTTACCACCGACCGCAAGCTTCTCCTGGAAGCCCTGCACAAGGCCATTCCCCGTTTTCCTCCGCCGGGCCGGGAGTATTTGAGTGAATTTGATACCCTCCACCAGATCGCACTGTCTCTACTTCAGGTCCCAGGCAGAAAAAACATTCTCTGGTTTTCAGGAGGGTCCACTCTCTATCTGTTTCCCGATTTTCTGGCAAACACCCTTACGGCACAGGACGCGGAGGCCTGGCGCGCACTCTACGATGAGCTCGACGAAGAAAGGATCGCTGTCTTTCCCATTGATGCGCGCGGCCTCATGGTTGGGGGCGGGTTTCCGGGAAGCAACCCAGTCATCAGCCAGCATCTGGCCATGGAGCAGACCGCCAAAGCCACCGGCGGAGAGGCCTATTTCAACAGTAACGGACTAAAAGAGATCGCAGCGCATTTGCTGGAAACAGACAGCAACTATTACACCCTGACCTATTCACCGCACGAACTGCACTTCGACAACCGGTGGCACAATGTGCGCGTAAGTGTGAGCACTGGGGCCTACCATCTGGGCTACCGCAGCGGCTATTTTGCCGATGGCAGCCTTCCCGCCACGCCGGAGACCACCTCCTCAACCCGTACACGTCTTCTGGCCAACGGAGAAAAGCTCGAAGTCCCGCAGTTTGATAACCAACCCATTCTTTTTCAGGCCGCCGTTCTGCCGGCATCCGACCCCGCCATTGCCAGTTGGACCAAGGCCTCTGTGACCTTGCCTGCGTTGCCGGAAAAAAAGCACACCGTGCCCTTCATGGTCCGGTACACTGTGCCCGCCAATGCCTTTACGGCAAGAAGGGAGAACGGCAAATACAGCATCGTCTTCGGCGTGGTCGTACTGGCGATGAATGGCAATGGCACGTTGACCGAGCGCAGCGCACAGCAGATTACTCTTACCATCAACCATGACCCGAAGGGGCTTCCTCCCAGTATCTCGATCACACTCGACAAGCCCGTCAACCTTTCCAGAGAGGACCAGTTTTTGACCCTCGGCATCTGGGACATGACCAGCAGCCGGTTTGGCACGCTCCAGGTGCCCCTGGAAAAATCCCGCTACAAAAGTACGGGAAACAACTAA
- a CDS encoding flavin monoamine oxidase family protein has translation MNRPWPAKKGVRPRKRRAHGQAHDNQIFQEASAIQSFMKYDVLVIGAGISGLAAAQSIAAQGRKVAVLEARSRPGGRIFSAFPPHSDLPVELGAEFIHGRSAELWQLLTLAGLRPFELGGSVLCFDQEGLHECEEEAGGFEIMRTLPQEGPDQSFTAWARQQNLPAATVQSALAYVEGFNAADAERIGIRALARQQAAEDAIEGWRAFRVRQGYSALPAFLENQLRCAGGELFFSTPVRSVRWQRGRVHVFAMLEEQEQVFEARQCILTLPLGVLQSESVSFDPAPLPALQAASQMVMGSATRITFLFRERFWESDCPDAHFLFSQSDLLRVWWTPSPDPAPMLTGWIGGPRALDASLFSPQKLVGRGLTTLARIFSRPEHQLRELLISWHTHNWQQDPYSLGAYSYAPVGAADASEKMSIPIEETLYFAGEHTDTTGNWGTVHGALVSGLRAARQVTACGP, from the coding sequence ATGAACAGGCCCTGGCCCGCGAAGAAAGGCGTCCGGCCACGAAAAAGAAGAGCGCACGGGCAGGCTCATGACAATCAAATCTTTCAAGAAGCTTCTGCCATCCAATCTTTCATGAAATATGATGTGCTCGTCATTGGTGCTGGCATCTCTGGCCTCGCCGCCGCGCAAAGCATTGCCGCGCAGGGCCGAAAGGTTGCTGTTCTGGAAGCACGTTCCCGGCCCGGCGGACGCATTTTTTCCGCTTTTCCACCCCATTCGGACTTACCCGTCGAACTGGGAGCAGAATTCATCCACGGCCGATCTGCCGAGCTATGGCAGCTCCTGACCTTAGCCGGTCTCCGCCCCTTTGAGCTGGGCGGCAGCGTTCTTTGCTTTGACCAAGAGGGCCTGCACGAGTGTGAGGAGGAAGCGGGCGGCTTCGAAATCATGCGGACGCTGCCCCAGGAGGGCCCTGACCAGAGCTTTACTGCATGGGCCCGGCAGCAAAATCTTCCAGCCGCTACAGTTCAGTCGGCCCTTGCTTATGTTGAAGGTTTTAATGCGGCCGACGCCGAGAGGATTGGCATTCGCGCCCTGGCCCGGCAGCAGGCGGCCGAAGACGCCATCGAGGGCTGGCGCGCATTCCGGGTCCGGCAGGGATACAGCGCACTGCCTGCATTTCTTGAAAACCAACTGCGCTGCGCTGGCGGCGAACTTTTCTTTTCTACGCCGGTACGTTCCGTCCGCTGGCAGCGCGGCCGTGTCCATGTATTTGCAATGCTGGAAGAACAGGAACAGGTCTTTGAAGCGCGCCAGTGCATCCTCACACTGCCGCTCGGCGTATTGCAGTCAGAAAGCGTCTCTTTTGATCCCGCTCCATTGCCGGCCTTGCAAGCGGCTTCCCAGATGGTCATGGGCAGCGCCACACGCATCACATTTCTCTTTCGGGAGCGCTTCTGGGAGTCCGATTGTCCGGACGCGCACTTTCTGTTTTCGCAATCGGATCTTCTTCGCGTCTGGTGGACCCCCTCGCCGGACCCGGCGCCCATGCTGACTGGCTGGATCGGAGGTCCACGGGCACTTGATGCCTCGCTCTTCTCGCCTCAGAAGCTTGTCGGGCGCGGTCTAACAACGCTTGCACGAATCTTTTCGCGCCCGGAACATCAGCTCCGCGAACTGCTGATAAGCTGGCACACGCACAACTGGCAGCAGGACCCCTACAGTCTGGGGGCGTATAGTTATGCGCCGGTAGGCGCAGCGGACGCGTCGGAAAAGATGAGCATCCCGATAGAAGAAACACTGTATTTTGCCGGTGAGCACACCGATACGACAGGAAACTGGGGCACCGTGCACGGGGCGCTTGTCTCCGGACTGCGTGCTGCGCGCCAGGTTACGGCCTGTGGACCCTAG
- a CDS encoding FadR/GntR family transcriptional regulator, with translation MSEPNQNHETHLTMQVVNHIRKLIEHGTLRPGDKIPPEREFAQKLKISRASLRAGIGHLAAMGVLNVRHGVGTFVADGPPALGGVSLELLSALHGFTNAQMFEARRVLESHLAALAAERGREEHFTRLAEEVTEMYATFHEPQEYLIHDMRFHRTIAEASGNPILAVLMETITAALYDERRKTVERSRDLKQSAEMHRELYRAIRSRNAKEAREIMERHLRMAESAQVNEQALAREERRPATKKKSARAGS, from the coding sequence ATGAGTGAACCCAATCAGAACCACGAGACCCATCTGACCATGCAGGTGGTCAACCATATCCGCAAGCTTATTGAGCACGGCACCCTGCGGCCGGGCGACAAAATTCCGCCCGAACGCGAATTTGCGCAGAAGCTCAAAATCAGCCGCGCCAGCCTGCGCGCCGGTATCGGTCATCTGGCCGCAATGGGGGTGCTGAATGTCCGGCACGGCGTAGGCACCTTTGTTGCAGATGGACCTCCGGCCCTGGGAGGCGTGTCCCTGGAGCTGCTGAGCGCCCTGCATGGCTTCACGAATGCACAGATGTTTGAGGCGCGCCGGGTCCTTGAAAGCCATCTGGCCGCGCTGGCTGCCGAACGTGGGCGCGAAGAACACTTTACCCGCCTGGCCGAGGAAGTCACGGAAATGTATGCGACCTTCCATGAGCCCCAGGAATACCTGATCCACGACATGCGCTTTCACCGCACCATTGCCGAAGCATCGGGCAACCCCATCCTGGCCGTTCTCATGGAAACCATTACGGCTGCTCTTTATGATGAGCGCCGCAAGACCGTCGAGCGTTCGCGTGACCTGAAGCAGTCCGCAGAGATGCACCGTGAGCTATATCGTGCCATCCGTTCCCGAAATGCGAAGGAGGCACGCGAAATCATGGAACGCCACCTGAGAATGGCTGAATCTGCGCAGGTCAATGAACAGGCCCTGGCCCGCGAAGAAAGGCGTCCGGCCACGAAAAAGAAGAGCGCACGGGCAGGCTCATGA